A section of the Eublepharis macularius isolate TG4126 chromosome 1, MPM_Emac_v1.0, whole genome shotgun sequence genome encodes:
- the MTA2 gene encoding metastasis-associated protein MTA2 isoform X2, protein MAANMYRVGDYVYFENSSSNPYLVRRIEELNKTANGNVEAKVVCLFRRRDISSSLNSLADSNAREFEEESKQPSVSEQQRHQLKHRELFLSRQFESLPATHIRGKCSVTLLNETDVLSQYLDKEDCFFYSLVFDPVQKTLLADQGEIRVGCKYQAEIPDRLAEGESDNRNQQKMEMKVWDPDNPLTDRQIDQFLVVARAVGTFARALDCSSSIRQPSLHMSAAAASRDITLFHAMDTLQRNGYDLAKAMSTLVPQGGPVLCRDEMEEWSASEAMLFEEALEKYGKDFNDIRQDFLPWKSLASIVQFYYMWKTTDRYIQQKRLKAAEADSKLKQVYIPTYTKPNPNQIISVSNKPGMNGAGFQKGLTCESCHTTQSAQWYAWGPPNMQCRLCASCWIYWKKYGGLKTPTQLEGAARSVTEPHSRGHMSRPEAQSLSPYTTSANRAKLLAKNRQTFLLQTTKLTRIARRMCRDILQPRRAARRPYAPINANAIKAECSIRLPKAAKTPLKIHPLVRLPLATIVKELAAQAPLKPKTPRGTKTPINRNQLTQNRGLAGIVGKRAYESGTPQGPESPGDAPCCSPAQPATQGEVDAAPPACGGPTGACAPSPSCQHHRAHHPGRLSAVTSLASPLGSL, encoded by the exons ATGGCGGCCAATATGTACCGGGTGGGCG ATTACGTCTACTTTGAGAATTCCTCTAGTAACCCCTACCTCGTACGTCGCATTGAGGAGCTCAACAAG ACAGCCAATGGTAACGTGGAGGCCAAGGTGGTCTGCCTGTTTCGACGGCGTGATATCTCCAGTAGCCTCAACAGCCTGGCTGACAGCAATGCCC gagAATTTGAAGAAGAATCCAAACAGCCTTCGGTGTCGGAGCAGCAGCGGCACCAGCTAAAGCACCGGGAACTGTTCTTGTCCCGGCAGTTTGAGTCTCTGCCTGCTACCCACATACG GGGGAAGTGCAGCGTTACCCTGCTTAACGAGACAGATGTCCTCAGCCAGTACCTGGACAAAGAG GATTGTTTCTTCTATTCACTGGTCTTTGACCCTGTTCAAAAGACTCTCCTGGCTGACCAGGGTGAGATCCGAGTGGGTTGCAAGTACCAGGCAGAGATTCCTGACCGACTGGCAGAAG GAGAGTCCGATAACCGGAACCAGCAAAAGATGGAGATGAAGGTTTGGGATCCTGACAACCCTCTAACGGACCGGCAGATTGACCAGTTCCTTGTGGTGGCTCG GGCTGTTGGCACCTTCGCTCGAGCCCTCGACTGCAGCAGCTCCATCCGGCAGCCCAGCCTTCATATGAGTGCAGCAGCTGCCTCCAGGGATATCACACTG TTCCACGCAATGGATACGCTGCAGCGGAATGGCTACGACCTGGCCAAAGCCATGTCTACGTTGGTGCCCCAGGGAGGCCCTGTGCTGTGCAGGGACGAGATGGAGGAGTGGTCAGCCTCAGAAGCCATGCTCTTCGAGGAAGCCCTGGAGAAATATGGCAAAGACTTCAACGATATTCGGCAGGACTTT CTGCCATGGAAATCCCTGGCCAGCATCGTGCAGTTCTACTACATGTGGAAAACTACAGACCGATACATTCAGCAG AAAAGACTGAAAGCAGCCGAAGCTGACAGCAAGCTGAAGCAGGTGTACATCCCCACCTA TACGAAACCCAATCCAAACCAAATCATCTCGGTGAGCAATAAGCCTGGCATGAACGGAGCTGGCTTCCAGAAGGGGCTGACCTGTGAGAGCTGCCATA CCACTCAGTCAGCACAGTGGTACGCCTGGGGTCCCCCAAACATGCAGTGCCGCCTCTGTGCTTCCTGTTGGATCTACTGGAAAAAATATGGAGGCCTGAAGACTCCGACGCAACTCGAGGGAGCAGCACGCAGCGTCACG GAGCCACACTCCCGGGGCCACATGTCTCGGCCAGAAGCCCAGAGTCTCTCACCGTACACAACCAGCGCCAACCGGGCAAAGCTCCTAGCCAAGAACCGGCAgaccttcctgctgcagacaacCAAGCTGACCCGCATTGCACGCCGTATGTGCCGGGATATCCTGCAACCGCGCCGAGCTGCTCGACGCCCTTATGCCCCCATCAATGCCAACGCCATCAAGGCAGAGT GCTCCATTCGGCTACCCAAGGCAGCAAAGACCCCCCTCAAGATCCACCCTCTGGTGCGGCTTCCTCTGGCTACCATTGTCAAGGAGCTTG CTGCGCAGGCCCCCCTGAAGCCAAAAACTCCCCGAGGCACCAAGACTCCCATCAACAGAAATCAGCTGACCCAGAATCGAGGCTTGGCTGGCATCGTGGGCAAGCGAGCATATGAGAGT ggcACTCCGCAAGGCCCTGAGTCACCTGGAGATGCGCCGTGCTGCTCGCCGGCCCAACCTGCCACTCAAGGTGAAGTCGATGCTGCCCCTCCGGCCTGTGGTGGCCCCACTGGTGCCTGTGCCCCCAGCCCATCCTGCCAGCACCACCGAGCCCATCATCCTGGAAGACTGAGCGCCGTTACTTCTCTGGCATCCCCTCTAGGATCCTTGTAG
- the MTA2 gene encoding metastasis-associated protein MTA2 isoform X1, which produces MAANMYRVGDYVYFENSSSNPYLVRRIEELNKTANGNVEAKVVCLFRRRDISSSLNSLADSNAREFEEESKQPSVSEQQRHQLKHRELFLSRQFESLPATHIRGKCSVTLLNETDVLSQYLDKEDCFFYSLVFDPVQKTLLADQGEIRVGCKYQAEIPDRLAEGESDNRNQQKMEMKVWDPDNPLTDRQIDQFLVVARAVGTFARALDCSSSIRQPSLHMSAAAASRDITLFHAMDTLQRNGYDLAKAMSTLVPQGGPVLCRDEMEEWSASEAMLFEEALEKYGKDFNDIRQDFLPWKSLASIVQFYYMWKTTDRYIQQKRLKAAEADSKLKQVYIPTYTKPNPNQIISVSNKPGMNGAGFQKGLTCESCHTTQSAQWYAWGPPNMQCRLCASCWIYWKKYGGLKTPTQLEGAARSVTEPHSRGHMSRPEAQSLSPYTTSANRAKLLAKNRQTFLLQTTKLTRIARRMCRDILQPRRAARRPYAPINANAIKAECSIRLPKAAKTPLKIHPLVRLPLATIVKELAAQAPLKPKTPRGTKTPINRNQLTQNRGLAGIVGKRAYESVAGGGLPFSANGRPMTSGMRSSAQPAIKRQKLNPADAPNPVVFVATKDTRALRKALSHLEMRRAARRPNLPLKVKSMLPLRPVVAPLVPVPPAHPASTTEPIILED; this is translated from the exons ATGGCGGCCAATATGTACCGGGTGGGCG ATTACGTCTACTTTGAGAATTCCTCTAGTAACCCCTACCTCGTACGTCGCATTGAGGAGCTCAACAAG ACAGCCAATGGTAACGTGGAGGCCAAGGTGGTCTGCCTGTTTCGACGGCGTGATATCTCCAGTAGCCTCAACAGCCTGGCTGACAGCAATGCCC gagAATTTGAAGAAGAATCCAAACAGCCTTCGGTGTCGGAGCAGCAGCGGCACCAGCTAAAGCACCGGGAACTGTTCTTGTCCCGGCAGTTTGAGTCTCTGCCTGCTACCCACATACG GGGGAAGTGCAGCGTTACCCTGCTTAACGAGACAGATGTCCTCAGCCAGTACCTGGACAAAGAG GATTGTTTCTTCTATTCACTGGTCTTTGACCCTGTTCAAAAGACTCTCCTGGCTGACCAGGGTGAGATCCGAGTGGGTTGCAAGTACCAGGCAGAGATTCCTGACCGACTGGCAGAAG GAGAGTCCGATAACCGGAACCAGCAAAAGATGGAGATGAAGGTTTGGGATCCTGACAACCCTCTAACGGACCGGCAGATTGACCAGTTCCTTGTGGTGGCTCG GGCTGTTGGCACCTTCGCTCGAGCCCTCGACTGCAGCAGCTCCATCCGGCAGCCCAGCCTTCATATGAGTGCAGCAGCTGCCTCCAGGGATATCACACTG TTCCACGCAATGGATACGCTGCAGCGGAATGGCTACGACCTGGCCAAAGCCATGTCTACGTTGGTGCCCCAGGGAGGCCCTGTGCTGTGCAGGGACGAGATGGAGGAGTGGTCAGCCTCAGAAGCCATGCTCTTCGAGGAAGCCCTGGAGAAATATGGCAAAGACTTCAACGATATTCGGCAGGACTTT CTGCCATGGAAATCCCTGGCCAGCATCGTGCAGTTCTACTACATGTGGAAAACTACAGACCGATACATTCAGCAG AAAAGACTGAAAGCAGCCGAAGCTGACAGCAAGCTGAAGCAGGTGTACATCCCCACCTA TACGAAACCCAATCCAAACCAAATCATCTCGGTGAGCAATAAGCCTGGCATGAACGGAGCTGGCTTCCAGAAGGGGCTGACCTGTGAGAGCTGCCATA CCACTCAGTCAGCACAGTGGTACGCCTGGGGTCCCCCAAACATGCAGTGCCGCCTCTGTGCTTCCTGTTGGATCTACTGGAAAAAATATGGAGGCCTGAAGACTCCGACGCAACTCGAGGGAGCAGCACGCAGCGTCACG GAGCCACACTCCCGGGGCCACATGTCTCGGCCAGAAGCCCAGAGTCTCTCACCGTACACAACCAGCGCCAACCGGGCAAAGCTCCTAGCCAAGAACCGGCAgaccttcctgctgcagacaacCAAGCTGACCCGCATTGCACGCCGTATGTGCCGGGATATCCTGCAACCGCGCCGAGCTGCTCGACGCCCTTATGCCCCCATCAATGCCAACGCCATCAAGGCAGAGT GCTCCATTCGGCTACCCAAGGCAGCAAAGACCCCCCTCAAGATCCACCCTCTGGTGCGGCTTCCTCTGGCTACCATTGTCAAGGAGCTTG CTGCGCAGGCCCCCCTGAAGCCAAAAACTCCCCGAGGCACCAAGACTCCCATCAACAGAAATCAGCTGACCCAGAATCGAGGCTTGGCTGGCATCGTGGGCAAGCGAGCATATGAGAGT GTGGCAGGGGGCGGGCTCCCCTTCTCGGCCAACGGGCGGCCCATGACTTCCGGAATGAGGTCGAGCGCTCAGCCCGCCATCAAGCGTCAGAAGCTGAATCCGGCCGACGCCCCCAACCCTGTCGTTTTTGTGGCAACCAAGGACACCAG ggcACTCCGCAAGGCCCTGAGTCACCTGGAGATGCGCCGTGCTGCTCGCCGGCCCAACCTGCCACTCAAGGTGAAGTCGATGCTGCCCCTCCGGCCTGTGGTGGCCCCACTGGTGCCTGTGCCCCCAGCCCATCCTGCCAGCACCACCGAGCCCATCATCCTGGAAGACTGA